Proteins encoded together in one Impatiens glandulifera chromosome 1, dImpGla2.1, whole genome shotgun sequence window:
- the LOC124925543 gene encoding MYB-like transcription factor EOBI — protein sequence MADESEYKKGLWMEEEDELLKEYVTKNGKGKWNRIARTTDLKRCGKSCRLRWLNYLNPNVKRDTFQEDEDDLIIRLHKLLGNRWSLIAGRIPGRTDNQVKNRWNTFLSKKVGTIKKYKKRVRTSFQTIHDISTKDGGVGHYVPLNDNHLDQPLFNETDHPIEPNEPNNDDRQNLDNGLLFLEEGFGLNDNNYSESPSWFFNDDEFDFIKISFMGLLDEQFPLNRSIGDNSDNIVEQGNESVALADMIQLQVNTTPTENLFTENLFTEI from the exons ATGGCGGACGAGAGCGAATACAAGAAAGGATTGTGgatggaggaagaagatgaactTCTCAAAGAATACGTTACAAAAAATGGGAAAGGGAAGTGGAATCGCATAGCAAGAACTACAG ATCTAAAAAGATGTGGAAAAAGCTGTAGATTGAGGTGGTTGAATTATCTAAATCCAAATGTAAAGCGCGACACGTTTCAAGAAGACGAAGATGACCTCATCATTCGCCTACACAAACTACTTGGGAATAG ATGGTCCTTAATAGCGGGAAGAATACCAGGTCGTACCGACAATCAAGTAAAAAATCGTTGGAACACTTTCCTAAGCAAGAAAGTTGGgacgataaaaaaatataaaaaaagagttAGGACTTCTTTTCAAACAATACATGATATCTCCACCAAGGATGGAGGAGTTGGCCATTATGTACCCTTGAATGATAATCATCTTGACCAACCATTGTTCAATGAAACCGATCATCCCATCGAGCCAAATGAGCCGAACAATGATGATAGACAAAACCTCGACAATGGTCTTTTGTTTCTAGAAGAAGGATTCGGGCTGAACGATAATAATTATTCCGAGAGCCCATCGTGGTTTTTTAATGatgatgaatttgatttcattaaaattagCTTCATGGGACTCTTGGACGAACAATTTCCTCTTAACAGGTCTATTGGAGACAATTCCGATAACATAGTTGAACAGGGAAATGAAAGTGTTGCACTTGCCGACATGATTCAACTCCAAGTAAACACTACTCCCACCGAAAATCTTTTCACCGAAAATCTTTTCactgaaatatga
- the LOC124920929 gene encoding trichome differentiation protein GL1-like, translating to MADESEYKKGLWMEEEDELLKEYVTKNGKGKWNRIARTTDLKRCGKSCRLRWLNYLNPNVKRDTFQEDEDDLIIRLHKLLGNRWSLIAGRIPGRTDNQVKNRWNTFLSKKIGTIKKYKKRVRTSFQTIHDISPKDGGVDHYVPLNDNHLDQPLFNETDHPIEPNEPNNDDRQNLDNGLLFLEEGFGLNDNNYSESPSWFLNDDEFDFIKTGFMGLLDEQFPLNRSIGDNSDNIVEQGNESVALADMIQLQVNTTPTENLFIEI from the exons ATGGCGGACGAGAGCGAATACAAGAAAGGATTGTGgatggaggaagaagatgaactTCTCAAAGAATACGTTACAAAAAATGGGAAAGGGAAGTGGAATCGCATTGCAAGAACTACAG ATCTAAAAAGATGTGGAAAAAGCTGTAGATTGAGGTGGTTGAATTATCTAAATCCAAATGTAAAGCGCGACACGTTTCAAGAAGACGAAGATGACCTCATCATTCGCCTACACAAACTACTTGGGAATAG ATGGTCCTTAATAGCGGGAAGAATACCAGGTCGTACCGACAATCAAGTAAAAAATCGTTGGAACACTTTCCTAAGCAAGAAAATTGGgacgataaaaaaatataaaaaaagagttAGGACTTCTTTTCAAACAATACATGATATCTCCCCCAAGGATGGAGGAGTTGACCATTATGTACCCTTGAATGATAATCATCTTGACCAACCATTGTTCAATGAAACCGATCATCCCATCGAGCCAAATGAGCCGAACAATGATGATAGACAAAACCTCGACAATGGTCTTTTGTTTCTAGAAGAAGGATTCGGGCTGAACGATAATAATTATTCCGAGAGCCCATCGTGGTTTCTCAATGatgatgaatttgatttcattaaaaCTGGCTTCATGGGACTCTTGGACGAACAGTTTCCTCTTAACAGGTCTATTGGGGACAATTCCGATAACATAGTTGAACAGGGAAATGAAAGTGTTGCACTTGCCGACATGATTCAGCTCCAAGTAAATACTACTCCCACCGAAAATCTTTTcattgaaatatga